Genomic window (Pirellulales bacterium):
CGAACGATGCACGCCCGCGACCTGGCCTTTGGAATTGAATTCGAAACCACCCTGCCGACCAGCGACCCTACCCGCATCGGCCCCTACCACGGCGGGTACCAGGTCCCCTGGTTGCCGGAAGGCTGGAAGGCCGAACGGGACGGATCGATCCGCGAATCGGTCGGCCGCAAGGCCTGCGAATTTGTATCGCCCAAACTTAAAGGGCGCGAAGGGGTGGAACAGGTGCTGAGCGCGATCGACGCGATCAAAATCTGCGGGGGCCAAGTCAACGATTCTTGCGGCCTGCATATCAGCGTCGAGTGGAACGGGGACGCCGCCGCCTTGGCCCGCTTGATCAACCTGGTGGGAAACCACGAACGGGCCTTGTACGCCTCGACCGGAACCAAGAAACGCGAGCGGGCCAATTACACCAAGCGGATCAAACAATACGCCAACCCCGATACCGCGAAACAACGCTGCGAGCAAGACCGCTTTCACCTCTTGAACCTGACGCACCTCGCCCGCGGGCGGAACCGGATCGAGTTTCGGGTCTTCGCGGGGACGCTCAATAAGACCAAAGTCTTTGGCTATTTGATGCTCTGCCTGGGCTTGGTGGAACTGGCCTTGAATAGCAAACGCCGAGGCGATTGGGAATACACCAAAACGCCCGGCACCAAGAGTTGCTGGGACCGCCCCGGGGCCGGGGTGGGCGAAACCGAACTCAATCGCCTCTTCTATCGCTTGGCCTGGACCAAGGGGTGGTACAAGGGGGAACTTCGCCACAAGACCTGGGGCGAAGTCGCGGAGGGATACGACCTGCGACCGATCAAGACCAAGCTCCTCGAGCTGGCCAAACAATACGACACCCAAGCCTAATAGGAGAATCGATACCATGTGTGGACTCTTTGGATACATCACGAAAACCGGCGGCGGGCCCGACCTGGACCTGCTCCGCCGGATCGCCACCGAAACCGAGCAACGCGGCGATCATGCTTTTGGCCTCGCCTGGATCGACCAGGCGGGGCGGCTGCAAATGTTCAAACGGCCCGGGGCGGTGTCTGCCCGCCTCGGGGACCTCGACCGTTGCCGCCACGCCCAGGCGGTGATCGGTCATTGCCGCTGGGCAACCCATGGTTCGTACAGCGACAACGACAACAACCATCCCCACAGCGTCGGCCGCGGCTGGCTGGCCCACAATGGCGTCGTCCGCAACTACCGCGAACTGGCCCGCCAGTACGGCCTAGTGCGGCGTACGGCGTGCGATACCGAGTCCCTGGCTCTACTCATGGCCAAGTTGCCGGGGTCGCTCTTATCGCGGGCCACGCGGGCCGTGGTGGCGGTCGACGGGCCGCTCGCGATCCTGGGCCTGTGGGCCAACCCCCTGCGGCTGGTCATCGCCCGGCGAGGGAACCCACTCTGCTGTGGCGAGACCGACGACGGGGCTTACCTGGGGAGTCTGGCGGGAGAACTCCCCGGCCACTCACGCCCGTTTCGCGACGACCAAGCGGGGCTGATTACCTTTAATGAGGGGATCGAGTGCCAGTGGCAGGCGATCCCCCGCGCTCCGCTCACGCCGCTGTTTTGACTTTTCGCTTGGGGACCGCCTTGGTCTGGTTATTAGTCGATTGCCCGGAATTATCAGTCATAGGCACGGTTTTATTACCTAAACGCACAGCCTTATTCCCCGTGAACTTTTCCCAGCGCTCGACGATGACATCGCAGTAGAGCGGGTCGAGCTCCATCAGATGGGCCTTGCGCCCCGTCTGTTCGCAGGCGATGAGTGTCGATCCCGAGCCGCCAAAGAGATCCAGCACGTTCTCGCCGGGCTGGGAGGAGTACTCAATCGCGCGGGTGGCGAGCTCGACGGGTTTCTCGGTCAAGTGAACCATTTGCTGTTGCGGGACTTTTTTAACATCCCACACGTCGCGGACATTGTTGGGTCCAAAGAACCGATGCGCCGCCCCCATCCGCCAACCGTAGAAGCACCACTCGTGGGCGGTCATGAAATCCTTCCGTGTGAGGACCGGCTGATTCTTGACCCAGATAATTGCTTGTGAGAAATATAATTCCGCCGCCTTTAAAGCGCCGGGGTAATTCGCGCAGTTAGAGAATCCGCCCCAAATATAAAACCCATGGCCCGGCAACAGAACACGAGCGATATTGCCAAACCACGCTGCTAGCAAATCATCAAACGCCTGGTCAGACACAAAGTCGTTGGCGAGCGGCCGGTCTTTCGCCCGGAGCTTTTTATTGGTCGGCGGGGCCTTACCTTTGCGCGCGGCATCGAACGATTGATGATGCATTGCTTCAAACGAGGAGAGGCCCGCGGCTATGGCGTTGTTGGAACGCGGTTCCACCTTCACGTTGTAGGGGGGATCGGTGTTGGCCAGGTGAATCGGCTGCCCATCCAAGAGCCGGTCCAGGTCCGCGGGCTTACTGCTATCACCACAGAGCAG
Coding sequences:
- a CDS encoding amidoligase family protein, encoding MHARDLAFGIEFETTLPTSDPTRIGPYHGGYQVPWLPEGWKAERDGSIRESVGRKACEFVSPKLKGREGVEQVLSAIDAIKICGGQVNDSCGLHISVEWNGDAAALARLINLVGNHERALYASTGTKKRERANYTKRIKQYANPDTAKQRCEQDRFHLLNLTHLARGRNRIEFRVFAGTLNKTKVFGYLMLCLGLVELALNSKRRGDWEYTKTPGTKSCWDRPGAGVGETELNRLFYRLAWTKGWYKGELRHKTWGEVAEGYDLRPIKTKLLELAKQYDTQA
- a CDS encoding DNA modification methylase; this translates as MEIELVSLDRLRPYGQNPRKIDDVAVAAVAKSLKEFGFRQPIVVDAELVIIVGHVRLLAAKKLGLTKVPIHVAKDLSPEKIQAYRIADNATGELTDWDYQLLPIELAALKEANYDLGLLGFSQIDLAKIIQGGVRPGLMDPDDIPAMPDAATTQPGDLIVLGNHRLLCGDSSKPADLDRLLDGQPIHLANTDPPYNVKVEPRSNNAIAAGLSSFEAMHHQSFDAARKGKAPPTNKKLRAKDRPLANDFVSDQAFDDLLAAWFGNIARVLLPGHGFYIWGGFSNCANYPGALKAAELYFSQAIIWVKNQPVLTRKDFMTAHEWCFYGWRMGAAHRFFGPNNVRDVWDVKKVPQQQMVHLTEKPVELATRAIEYSSQPGENVLDLFGGSGSTLIACEQTGRKAHLMELDPLYCDVIVERWEKFTGNKAVRLGNKTVPMTDNSGQSTNNQTKAVPKRKVKTAA
- a CDS encoding class II glutamine amidotransferase, which encodes MCGLFGYITKTGGGPDLDLLRRIATETEQRGDHAFGLAWIDQAGRLQMFKRPGAVSARLGDLDRCRHAQAVIGHCRWATHGSYSDNDNNHPHSVGRGWLAHNGVVRNYRELARQYGLVRRTACDTESLALLMAKLPGSLLSRATRAVVAVDGPLAILGLWANPLRLVIARRGNPLCCGETDDGAYLGSLAGELPGHSRPFRDDQAGLITFNEGIECQWQAIPRAPLTPLF